The Clostridiaceae bacterium HFYG-1003 genome includes a window with the following:
- a CDS encoding MurT ligase domain-containing protein has product MSTLRYRLALYGGKAARLGLQLLKRQGTYLPGVVSARIDRDYLKHLPKPKRIIAVTGTNGKTTTSNMMLDILSMRHDRIVNNSIGSNTDSGIITTLADNLDLAGRKKSELAILEVDERWTPRIFRHVTPDLLIITNLYQDSYKRNAHTDFIKATIEEGIPASTRLVLNADDLISSQIGAGNERVFFSIAPLEGEEERRDSRLKDIRYCPRCGAPLHWDFVRYHHIGRAHCPDCGFTNPTPKYVVTAVDYTERKLFVEEAGEAVELPLILGTTEAIYNQLAAYSALREFGLSRQELAEAMGRLRVVSSRYNATRVGDRTIYLFCAKRMNPIANSRVFDAIKKHAGPKTVIIANDDHQATRYDENLAWFYDTDFEYLAGEDLNRLIINSWRSNDLVVRALMAGIPEANIRALDDYQRVPELVSLNQPGDIFILHGIHVPSRKEAEFIRDELVRRLEGQQ; this is encoded by the coding sequence ATGTCAACCCTCAGATACCGGCTGGCGCTCTATGGCGGCAAAGCCGCCCGGCTGGGACTCCAGCTCTTGAAGCGGCAGGGCACCTACCTGCCCGGCGTGGTCTCGGCCCGCATTGACCGCGACTACCTGAAGCACCTGCCAAAACCGAAGCGCATCATCGCCGTTACGGGCACCAACGGAAAAACCACCACCTCCAACATGATGCTGGACATACTGTCCATGCGCCATGACCGGATCGTTAACAACAGCATCGGATCCAATACGGACTCCGGCATCATCACGACACTGGCCGACAACCTGGACCTGGCCGGCCGCAAGAAGTCCGAACTGGCCATCCTGGAAGTGGATGAGCGCTGGACGCCCCGGATCTTCCGCCATGTGACCCCGGATCTTTTAATCATTACCAACCTGTATCAGGATTCCTATAAACGGAACGCCCACACGGACTTTATCAAGGCGACCATTGAAGAGGGCATTCCGGCTTCAACCAGACTGGTCCTCAACGCCGATGACCTGATCAGTTCTCAGATCGGCGCCGGCAACGAGCGGGTGTTTTTCTCCATCGCTCCCCTGGAAGGGGAAGAAGAGCGGCGGGATTCCCGCCTGAAGGACATCCGGTACTGCCCCCGCTGCGGCGCACCGCTGCATTGGGATTTTGTGCGGTATCACCACATCGGCCGGGCCCACTGCCCGGACTGCGGCTTTACCAATCCGACTCCGAAGTACGTTGTCACCGCCGTTGACTACACCGAGCGCAAGCTGTTCGTGGAGGAGGCCGGAGAAGCTGTGGAGCTCCCCCTGATCCTGGGCACGACGGAAGCGATCTACAACCAGCTGGCCGCCTACAGCGCACTGCGCGAATTCGGCCTGAGCCGGCAGGAGCTGGCCGAAGCCATGGGCCGGCTGCGTGTGGTCAGCTCCCGCTACAACGCCACCCGCGTCGGGGATCGCACGATCTATCTGTTCTGCGCCAAGCGCATGAACCCCATCGCCAACTCTCGCGTGTTCGATGCCATCAAGAAGCATGCCGGACCCAAGACCGTCATCATCGCCAACGATGATCATCAGGCCACCCGTTATGACGAAAACCTGGCCTGGTTCTATGATACCGACTTTGAATACCTGGCCGGCGAAGACCTCAACCGCCTCATCATCAACAGCTGGCGGTCCAACGACCTGGTGGTGCGTGCCCTCATGGCCGGCATCCCGGAGGCGAACATTCGCGCCCTGGATGACTACCAGCGGGTGCCCGAACTGGTCAGCCTGAATCAGCCGGGGGACATCTTTATCCTGCACGGCATCCATGTGCCCAGCCGGAAGGAAGCGGAATTCATCCGCGATGAGTTAGTCCGGCGACTGGAGGGACAGCAATGA
- the proS gene encoding proline--tRNA ligase: MADNKKKKVEQITDMEVDFAQWYTDVVRKAELADYSSVRGCMIIQPYGYALWEGIQAYLDRRFKETGHVNVSMPLFIPESLLQREKDHVEGFAPEVAWVTHGGSEELAERLCVRPTSETLFCEHYAKVVQSYNDLPKLYNQWCNVVRWEKTTRPFLRTSEFLWNEGHTVHATQEEAEAETIQMLDIYAEVYEKVLAIPVIRGIKTDKEKFAGAKATYTVESMMHDGKALQSGTSHYFGTGFAEAFNMTFQDKDGQLKHVHQTSWGLSTRSIGALIMVHGDNSGLVLSPNIAPHQVIIVPIAMHKGGVREKALELQSELKAAGIRVITDLTDKSPGWKFAESEMKGIPVRLEVGPKDIEQGQVILVRRDTAEKEIVAMDQLSARLPQLLREIHDSLFAKAKARMEEKTYEAHTMDELKEIGETKPGFIKAMWCGELACEEKIKEDAGLTSRCIPFDGEKTGDTCVCCGKPADKLVIWGKAY, from the coding sequence ATGGCAGACAACAAGAAGAAAAAAGTTGAGCAGATCACCGATATGGAGGTGGATTTCGCTCAGTGGTATACCGATGTGGTGCGCAAAGCTGAACTGGCTGATTATTCCTCGGTCAGAGGCTGCATGATCATTCAGCCGTACGGCTACGCGCTGTGGGAAGGCATTCAGGCTTACCTGGACCGTCGCTTCAAGGAAACCGGACATGTCAATGTATCCATGCCCCTGTTCATTCCGGAGTCGCTGCTGCAGCGCGAAAAGGATCACGTGGAGGGCTTTGCCCCCGAAGTGGCCTGGGTTACCCATGGCGGCAGCGAGGAGCTGGCGGAGCGTCTCTGCGTCCGGCCGACTTCCGAGACGTTGTTCTGTGAGCACTATGCCAAGGTCGTTCAGTCCTACAATGACCTGCCCAAGCTCTACAACCAGTGGTGCAACGTGGTGCGCTGGGAAAAGACCACCCGGCCGTTCCTGAGAACTTCCGAGTTCCTCTGGAATGAAGGTCATACCGTGCATGCCACGCAGGAAGAAGCCGAGGCTGAGACCATCCAGATGCTGGATATCTACGCCGAGGTATATGAAAAAGTCCTGGCAATTCCGGTGATCCGCGGCATCAAGACCGACAAGGAAAAATTCGCCGGCGCCAAGGCCACCTATACCGTCGAATCCATGATGCATGACGGCAAGGCGCTGCAGTCCGGAACCAGCCACTACTTCGGTACCGGCTTTGCCGAAGCCTTCAACATGACCTTCCAGGATAAGGACGGACAGCTCAAGCATGTCCACCAGACCTCCTGGGGGCTGTCCACCCGCAGCATCGGCGCCCTGATCATGGTGCACGGTGACAATTCCGGTCTCGTCCTGTCTCCGAACATCGCTCCTCATCAGGTCATCATCGTCCCCATCGCCATGCATAAGGGCGGAGTCCGTGAAAAGGCCCTGGAACTGCAGAGCGAGCTCAAGGCCGCCGGCATCCGGGTCATCACCGATCTGACGGACAAATCCCCCGGCTGGAAATTTGCCGAGTCAGAAATGAAGGGAATTCCGGTCCGTCTCGAAGTCGGACCCAAGGATATCGAACAGGGTCAGGTTATCCTCGTACGCCGCGACACCGCGGAAAAGGAAATCGTCGCCATGGATCAGCTGTCTGCCCGCCTGCCCCAGCTGCTGCGCGAAATCCACGACAGCCTCTTCGCCAAGGCCAAGGCCCGGATGGAAGAGAAGACCTATGAGGCTCACACTATGGATGAGCTCAAGGAAATCGGTGAAACCAAGCCTGGCTTCATCAAAGCCATGTGGTGCGGCGAACTCGCCTGTGAAGAGAAGATCAAGGAAGACGCCGGACTGACCTCCCGCTGTATTCCCTTTGACGGCGAAAAGACCGGAGATACCTGCGTCTGCTGCGGCAAGCCCGCCGACAAGCTGGTGATCTGGGGCAAGGCCTACTAA
- a CDS encoding FprA family A-type flavoprotein — MTREIAKNITLLSMNVEGLLFEGMWHMPHGVTLNSYIVKGERTAIIDGFCGWDGVPETLYKLLDEANVTLDSIRYLIINHMEPDHSGWIEDFKKLHSNFEIYCTKESAALLRAFYGFEGVIHEITDDETLDLGNEVRLRFKKTPNIHWPDTMMTFEEQSGCLFSCDAFGSFGKLEQNLASETDEATLVHLEQEQLRYFGAILNTFSPFVLRGITKIENLPIQMICPGHGLVWDSPELASHVIADYRRYVEYAKGNAEPQVTILYGSMYGNTEKMAHIAKAYLEEKEVPVVMLKVPETDLGTVLMHTLESKGLVVAAPTYEYKMFPPMASTLDEMGRKMITHRKAVYFGSYGWSGGCLKEYNELLEDRRMKYESYGETEFNGAPTEETIAKVKSDLDKLIAAL, encoded by the coding sequence ATGACCAGAGAAATTGCCAAAAATATTACACTGCTCTCCATGAATGTGGAAGGGCTGCTTTTTGAGGGCATGTGGCATATGCCCCATGGTGTTACTCTCAACTCCTATATCGTCAAGGGCGAACGGACGGCCATCATCGATGGCTTCTGCGGCTGGGATGGAGTTCCGGAGACGCTCTACAAGCTGCTGGATGAAGCCAATGTGACGCTGGATTCCATCCGCTACCTCATCATCAACCATATGGAACCGGACCACTCCGGCTGGATTGAGGATTTTAAGAAACTGCATTCCAACTTTGAAATTTACTGCACCAAGGAATCCGCGGCGCTGCTGCGCGCTTTCTACGGCTTCGAAGGCGTGATCCATGAGATCACGGATGATGAAACCCTGGATCTGGGCAACGAGGTCCGTCTGCGCTTTAAGAAAACGCCGAACATCCACTGGCCCGATACGATGATGACCTTCGAGGAGCAGTCCGGCTGCCTGTTCAGCTGCGACGCCTTCGGATCCTTCGGAAAGCTGGAGCAGAATCTGGCCTCCGAGACCGACGAAGCCACGCTGGTTCACCTGGAGCAGGAGCAGCTGCGCTATTTCGGCGCTATCCTCAATACCTTCTCGCCCTTTGTCCTGCGGGGCATTACCAAGATTGAGAATCTGCCCATCCAGATGATCTGCCCAGGCCACGGACTGGTCTGGGATTCGCCGGAGCTGGCATCTCATGTCATTGCGGATTATCGGCGCTATGTCGAGTATGCCAAGGGCAATGCGGAACCGCAGGTTACGATTCTCTACGGCAGCATGTACGGCAATACCGAAAAGATGGCTCACATCGCCAAGGCTTACCTGGAAGAGAAGGAAGTGCCCGTGGTCATGCTGAAGGTTCCCGAAACGGATCTTGGCACCGTCCTGATGCACACCCTGGAATCCAAGGGCCTGGTGGTAGCAGCGCCCACCTATGAATACAAGATGTTCCCCCCCATGGCATCCACGCTGGATGAAATGGGCCGCAAGATGATCACTCATCGCAAGGCGGTCTACTTCGGCAGCTACGGCTGGAGCGGCGGCTGCCTCAAGGAGTACAACGAACTTCTGGAGGATCGGCGCATGAAGTACGAATCCTACGGCGAGACCGAATTCAACGGCGCTCCCACAGAGGAGACCATTGCCAAGGTCAAGTCCGACCTGGACAAGCTCATCGCCGCTCTCTAA
- a CDS encoding DUF4839 domain-containing protein, whose amino-acid sequence MKRLFSATCIFFIASSLFSGCSAAPKSTQQTPSETPEHQLYLDIAFESNLLMSKYDVDVFLDDTQIGSIKHGENFTKTCSAKEGEHQLIFYKDGDQSIKGSTPISVSEEATFKCTIHASGSEIKIDAIQMLDSIVGSSIKMDNASGLNLQEVLDMLSAKGFVNVQSKAEDGDSIWDNSNWTVIHQNVEPGKEIDKNEAIILTCIKTEGYLNNMFAGMSIAEARAKAQELGYSKVTFENTDSYADVTSQVETMSKEDAKHWLVEKVKESSSDKKIIIVSIKSDQQTDLTVPEPVVDNPQEPATQPQTETNASSQSGAIITVKNNKEFSKIMKGDDLTLNRAFTEKYMGRTIEFDGNIAYLSLHGSYKTRWDFLIHAWDYSEDSVTGAHFQFRDCGINDLHITGDDTSRDIEMGQNIHVIAKIVGYTNGDLILLEPISISFR is encoded by the coding sequence ATGAAACGTTTATTCTCAGCAACGTGTATATTTTTTATAGCTTCATCACTATTTTCAGGGTGTTCAGCAGCACCGAAATCAACACAACAAACTCCAAGCGAGACGCCAGAACATCAGTTATATCTTGATATTGCCTTCGAGTCGAATCTTCTCATGAGCAAGTATGATGTAGATGTTTTTCTGGATGATACCCAAATAGGATCGATCAAACACGGTGAAAACTTTACTAAGACCTGTTCAGCAAAAGAGGGGGAGCATCAATTAATTTTCTATAAAGACGGCGATCAATCCATAAAAGGGTCAACCCCAATTTCGGTATCTGAAGAAGCGACCTTCAAATGCACCATACATGCCAGTGGATCAGAAATCAAAATTGATGCAATCCAGATGCTCGACTCAATAGTTGGTTCTTCTATCAAGATGGACAATGCCAGTGGATTGAACCTGCAGGAAGTGCTTGATATGTTGAGCGCCAAGGGTTTTGTGAATGTCCAGTCTAAGGCTGAGGACGGAGATTCAATCTGGGATAATTCAAATTGGACAGTCATTCATCAAAATGTGGAGCCAGGAAAAGAAATCGACAAGAATGAAGCGATTATACTGACCTGCATTAAGACAGAGGGCTATTTGAACAATATGTTTGCCGGAATGTCTATTGCGGAAGCCAGAGCCAAAGCGCAGGAACTGGGATATTCGAAGGTTACATTTGAAAATACAGATTCATATGCAGATGTTACATCCCAGGTGGAAACAATGTCCAAGGAGGATGCAAAGCACTGGTTGGTCGAAAAGGTCAAAGAATCCTCTTCGGATAAAAAAATAATTATTGTCTCAATAAAATCAGATCAGCAAACTGATCTCACTGTTCCTGAACCAGTCGTTGATAATCCGCAGGAACCGGCTACCCAACCCCAAACGGAAACGAATGCTTCCTCCCAATCCGGGGCGATTATAACGGTTAAGAACAATAAAGAGTTCAGCAAAATCATGAAGGGTGACGATTTAACCTTAAACCGGGCTTTTACAGAAAAATATATGGGAAGGACTATCGAGTTTGATGGTAACATAGCTTATCTATCTCTTCATGGCAGCTATAAAACAAGGTGGGATTTTTTGATCCATGCATGGGATTATAGTGAGGACTCAGTGACAGGAGCTCATTTTCAATTCAGAGATTGTGGAATTAATGATCTTCATATAACAGGTGATGATACTTCCAGGGATATCGAGATGGGTCAAAACATCCATGTCATTGCAAAAATTGTGGGTTATACAAACGGAGACCTGATTTTACTGGAACCAATCTCAATTTCATTTAGATAG
- a CDS encoding FHA domain-containing protein, with protein MDLTGIIATGFSVIFILTLYFFIFRALRLMKRDVDAADRQPLTPTQVQWALEVVESGADPKLRKGTVIPLRSGMTLGRKDDNSVVLHDPYVSYHHLRFFVHEGRYVIEDLDTTNGTKLNQHRLEQKTYLRVNDLITLGSTVLRVIN; from the coding sequence ATGGATCTGACGGGTATTATCGCCACGGGTTTTTCTGTGATCTTTATCCTGACATTATACTTTTTTATTTTTCGGGCCCTGCGTCTTATGAAGCGGGACGTGGATGCGGCGGACCGCCAGCCGCTGACGCCAACCCAGGTGCAGTGGGCGCTGGAGGTAGTTGAAAGCGGGGCCGATCCGAAGCTGCGCAAAGGCACGGTGATTCCGCTGCGCAGCGGCATGACGCTGGGGCGCAAGGACGACAATTCGGTGGTGCTCCATGATCCGTACGTTTCGTACCATCATCTGCGTTTTTTTGTGCATGAGGGGCGTTATGTCATTGAGGATCTGGATACCACCAACGGAACGAAACTGAATCAGCACCGGCTGGAACAGAAAACCTACCTGAGGGTCAACGACCTGATCACCCTGGGTTCGACCGTTCTGCGCGTCATCAACTAG
- the uvrB gene encoding excinuclease ABC subunit UvrB: MEGTFKINSKFQPTGDQPQAIDTLVDSINAGNRFQTLMGVTGSGKTFTMANIIERTQRPTLVLAHNKTLAAQLCSEFRDFFPDSAVEYFVSYYDYYQPEAYVASSDTFIEKDSSINDEIEKLRHSATNSLFERRDVIIVASVSCIYGLGNPDEYRNLSLSLRPGMMKDRDDIIRKLIEMQFERNDVDFTTSTFRVRGDVLDIVPPFTSERAIRVEFFGDEVERIREFDILTGEILTDLNHVFIRPASHFATSEQKLKPALDQIALELEVRLKELTSQDKLLEAQRLKQRTQFDMEMIQEMGYCSGIENYSRILDGRAPGTPPHTLIDYFPDDFLLFIDESHVTLPQVRAMQSGDRSRKQSLVDYGFRIPAAYDNRPLTFAEFEGKIGQCLFVSATPGPYEKEHSAVVAEQVIRPTGLLDPEVIVRPIKGQMDDLYNEINRTIEKGFRVLVTTLTKRMAEDLTKYFQDLGLKVTYMHSEIDTIERMRIIRDLRLGEADVLIGINLLREGLDIPEVALVAILDADKEGFLRSETSLIQTIGRAARNSASKVIMYADNMTNSMTRAIGETNRRRAIQEAHNQAHGIVPQTILKGIRDVIEISKLAEETVEYKSLEDAMTYDVKQLEQTVKKLEADMKRASKDLQFEQAAYLRDELFKLRKELTKVRSGK, from the coding sequence ATGGAAGGGACCTTCAAGATCAATTCAAAGTTTCAGCCGACGGGGGATCAGCCCCAGGCCATCGATACCCTGGTGGATTCCATCAATGCCGGCAACCGGTTCCAGACCCTGATGGGCGTCACCGGCTCCGGCAAGACCTTCACCATGGCGAACATCATCGAACGGACCCAGCGGCCCACCCTGGTGCTTGCCCACAACAAAACCCTGGCGGCGCAGCTTTGCTCCGAGTTCCGGGATTTTTTCCCGGATTCCGCCGTGGAATACTTCGTTTCCTATTATGACTATTACCAGCCGGAAGCCTATGTGGCCTCCTCCGATACCTTCATCGAGAAGGATTCCTCCATCAACGATGAGATCGAAAAGCTCCGCCACTCCGCCACCAACTCCCTGTTCGAGCGCCGTGACGTCATCATCGTCGCTTCCGTTTCCTGCATCTACGGTCTGGGTAATCCCGACGAGTACCGCAACCTGTCCCTGTCTTTGCGGCCGGGCATGATGAAGGATCGGGACGACATCATCCGCAAGCTCATCGAGATGCAGTTCGAGCGCAACGATGTGGATTTTACCACTTCCACCTTCCGGGTCCGGGGCGATGTCCTGGACATCGTTCCGCCCTTTACCAGCGAGCGGGCCATCCGGGTGGAGTTCTTCGGCGATGAGGTCGAGCGGATCCGTGAATTTGACATCCTGACTGGTGAGATCCTCACGGATCTCAATCACGTCTTCATCCGTCCGGCGTCCCACTTTGCCACGTCGGAGCAAAAGCTTAAGCCCGCGCTGGATCAGATCGCGCTGGAGCTGGAAGTGCGGCTCAAGGAGCTGACTTCCCAGGACAAGCTGCTGGAAGCCCAGCGCCTCAAGCAGCGTACCCAGTTCGACATGGAGATGATCCAGGAAATGGGGTACTGCTCGGGCATCGAGAACTACTCCCGGATTCTGGACGGTCGGGCACCGGGCACGCCGCCTCACACCCTCATCGACTACTTCCCCGATGATTTCCTGCTCTTCATCGATGAGAGCCACGTCACGCTGCCTCAGGTAAGGGCCATGCAGTCGGGGGACCGCTCGCGCAAGCAGTCCCTGGTGGATTACGGCTTCCGCATCCCGGCCGCCTATGACAACCGGCCGCTGACCTTTGCCGAGTTTGAGGGCAAGATCGGGCAGTGCCTGTTCGTTTCGGCCACGCCGGGTCCCTACGAAAAGGAGCATTCTGCCGTCGTCGCCGAACAGGTCATCCGACCCACCGGCCTGCTGGATCCCGAGGTCATCGTGCGTCCCATCAAGGGCCAGATGGACGATCTCTACAACGAAATCAACCGGACCATCGAGAAGGGCTTCCGGGTTCTGGTCACCACCCTGACCAAGCGCATGGCCGAAGATCTGACCAAGTACTTCCAGGATCTGGGCCTTAAGGTCACCTACATGCATTCGGAAATTGACACCATTGAGCGGATGCGCATCATCCGCGATCTGCGGCTGGGCGAGGCCGATGTCCTCATCGGCATCAACCTTCTGCGTGAGGGTCTGGATATTCCGGAGGTGGCGCTGGTGGCGATTCTCGATGCCGACAAGGAAGGCTTCCTGCGTTCGGAAACCTCGCTGATTCAGACCATCGGCCGGGCAGCCCGAAACTCCGCAAGCAAAGTCATCATGTACGCCGACAACATGACCAACTCCATGACCCGGGCCATCGGAGAAACCAACCGGCGCCGGGCGATTCAGGAAGCGCATAACCAGGCGCACGGGATTGTGCCCCAGACCATCCTCAAGGGGATCCGGGATGTCATCGAGATCTCGAAGCTGGCGGAGGAGACCGTGGAATACAAGTCGCTGGAGGATGCCATGACCTATGACGTCAAACAGCTGGAACAGACGGTGAAAAAACTGGAAGCCGACATGAAGAGAGCTTCCAAGGATCTGCAGTTTGAGCAGGCAGCCTACCTTCGGGACGAGCTGTTCAAGCTGCGCAAGGAACTGACGAAAGTAAGGAGCGGTAAGTAG
- a CDS encoding metallophosphoesterase: MNYDIIGDVHGRYDDLVELLKKLGYRESSKGWHKSGHMAIFLGDLVDGGLQQVKTVNLVRRMVEHNDAHCIMGNHEFNAIAWETPDPEEPGEFLRKHTSQNQEQHQAFLNEVVNQPIHGELIQWFKTLPLWMDFGQFRVIHACWHEPSMTRLKQNNISKEGCLHGVQWINSSRNGHPDFIAVEMLCKGPEVKLPENYSILDRKKNKRKQMRIKWWGDDFKSYREAALIPSPQMDKIPDAPLVNRPDFIPYIGPPVFFGHYGLLGQPELFSEKIACVDFSHEDRKLLTAYQWGGEDTLIQNNIIYIEPNESYE, from the coding sequence ATGAACTACGATATTATCGGGGATGTGCATGGCAGGTATGATGACCTGGTGGAATTGTTGAAGAAGCTTGGGTACAGAGAATCAAGCAAGGGATGGCATAAGTCTGGGCATATGGCGATCTTTCTGGGGGATCTGGTCGATGGCGGTCTGCAACAGGTGAAGACCGTGAACTTAGTTCGAAGGATGGTCGAACATAATGATGCCCATTGCATCATGGGAAATCATGAATTCAATGCCATCGCCTGGGAAACCCCGGATCCGGAGGAACCAGGAGAATTTCTCAGAAAACACACTTCACAAAATCAAGAACAGCACCAAGCTTTTCTGAACGAGGTAGTGAACCAGCCAATCCATGGGGAGCTGATCCAGTGGTTCAAGACACTGCCACTTTGGATGGATTTTGGCCAGTTCCGGGTTATCCATGCCTGCTGGCATGAGCCCTCAATGACCAGGTTGAAGCAGAATAATATCTCTAAAGAAGGATGTCTGCATGGGGTGCAATGGATCAATAGCTCACGAAACGGTCATCCGGACTTCATTGCGGTTGAAATGCTCTGCAAAGGACCGGAAGTGAAACTGCCGGAAAATTATTCCATATTGGATCGGAAAAAGAATAAGCGGAAGCAGATGCGAATCAAATGGTGGGGGGATGACTTCAAATCCTACCGTGAGGCAGCCCTGATCCCCAGCCCGCAGATGGATAAGATTCCGGATGCTCCCCTGGTGAATCGACCGGATTTCATCCCATATATAGGACCACCAGTCTTTTTTGGCCATTATGGTCTCCTGGGTCAACCGGAGCTGTTCTCAGAGAAAATCGCCTGTGTAGATTTCAGCCATGAGGACAGAAAGCTTCTTACTGCCTACCAGTGGGGTGGGGAAGATACTCTAATACAAAACAACATCATATACATTGAACCGAACGAAAGTTATGAGTAA
- a CDS encoding FtsW/RodA/SpoVE family cell cycle protein encodes MKPKRNGLAGSVYFLTMALFANIAIAARPMDPGALIIGLVLCVLIWYAHLIVQRFFSQGDKYLVSFATMLSVIGIAMIYRVNSALAIRQVLWFILGVALYCGIVIVLPDLKRFARLRYLYLILTLVFVSMAMLFGREINGAKNWVFIKGVSFQPSEFGKIFFVLYMASALRKYRDLRSLIEPTIVVAVTLGFMVLQKDLGSALIFASIALTMLYVATNRLKYVAAALGIGSVGAVASFYVFDHIKVRVRMWLDPFSDRNGYGYQIVQGLYAIASGGLLGRGLYQGSPSLIPVRESDYIFAILAEEFGVIFSMGILIIYFLMFYRSIRVALNVRSIFSSLLTVGFSTMIAMQAIVIVGGVLNVIPLTGITMPLISYGGTSMLTVFFALGIIQKTSEEAA; translated from the coding sequence ATGAAGCCAAAACGCAACGGCCTGGCCGGGTCGGTTTATTTCCTGACCATGGCTCTGTTCGCCAATATCGCCATCGCGGCACGTCCCATGGACCCCGGAGCCCTGATCATCGGGCTGGTTCTGTGCGTGCTCATCTGGTACGCCCATCTGATCGTCCAGCGCTTTTTCAGCCAGGGCGACAAATACCTGGTATCCTTTGCCACCATGCTCTCGGTCATCGGCATCGCCATGATCTATCGGGTCAACTCGGCCTTGGCCATCCGTCAGGTGCTCTGGTTCATCCTGGGCGTCGCGCTGTACTGCGGCATTGTGATCGTCCTGCCCGACTTAAAGCGGTTTGCCCGCCTGCGCTACCTCTATCTGATCCTGACGCTGGTGTTTGTGTCCATGGCCATGCTGTTTGGTCGGGAAATCAACGGGGCGAAGAACTGGGTGTTTATCAAAGGCGTTTCCTTTCAGCCCAGTGAATTCGGCAAGATTTTCTTTGTTCTTTACATGGCCAGCGCCTTGCGCAAGTACCGGGATCTGCGCAGTCTGATCGAACCGACGATTGTCGTGGCGGTAACCCTGGGCTTCATGGTGCTGCAGAAGGATCTGGGCTCTGCCCTGATCTTTGCATCCATCGCCCTGACCATGCTTTATGTCGCCACCAATCGCCTGAAGTATGTGGCGGCCGCTTTAGGCATCGGCTCGGTGGGAGCGGTGGCCAGCTTCTATGTGTTTGACCACATCAAGGTCCGGGTGCGGATGTGGCTGGACCCGTTCAGTGACCGCAACGGCTACGGCTATCAGATCGTTCAGGGCCTGTATGCCATCGCTTCCGGCGGTCTGCTGGGCCGGGGGCTTTACCAGGGCAGCCCGTCCCTGATTCCGGTCCGCGAATCCGATTATATTTTCGCCATTCTGGCGGAGGAATTCGGCGTCATCTTCAGCATGGGCATTCTGATAATCTATTTCCTGATGTTTTACCGCAGCATCCGGGTAGCCCTGAATGTGCGCAGCATCTTTTCCTCGCTCCTGACCGTCGGCTTTTCCACCATGATCGCCATGCAGGCCATCGTCATCGTCGGCGGCGTGCTTAACGTCATTCCGCTGACCGGCATCACCATGCCCCTGATCAGCTATGGCGGAACATCAATGCTAACGGTATTTTTCGCCCTGGGCATCATCCAGAAAACATCAGAGGAGGCGGCCTAA